From one Shewanella sp. GD04112 genomic stretch:
- the narQ gene encoding nitrate/nitrite two-component system sensor histidine kinase NarQ — MKRGSLTSKILGLMLVLILLSSSLAIFAIINLSYSLGDAKAINASGSLRMQSYRLMFYANSGSDAAQEKIAEFENTLHSEALQPSTGWLSPKKIADQYQLVIDKWLVMKYYIEQENSRDYAASLKDFVDTIDLLVLEMEHHAAFKLRLLAASQIFGLGLMLAIAFLAVRFTKRKVVVPLQQLMESANTISKGNFEIEMPETEYIELTALTHALQKTARELATLYGNLESQVAEKTLALTRANNELAFLYDNLLTLNANKLDYKALRAALNQLKDYESIDYLRLIIQYPEQELEVVEADGGWPEDTQNSTRFPLQFEQADLGYLELISAQDTNTPLFKNFAIMLTRSIVIHNATEQRQQLALMEERGVIARELHDSLGQVLSFLKIQISLLRKNLDHSCRSPAIEGQLTEINEGVSTAYVQLRELLSTFRLTIKEPNLKNAMEAMLEQLRANTDIKIHLDYKLSPQWLEAKQHIHILQITREATLNAIKHANASQINIRCYKDDNGMVNISVSDNGIGIGYLKERDQHFGIGIMHERASKLAGTVVFSSNDTHTNSKGITEQLDQDQPDVPLASNNKSNLSQGTKVTLIFPSQQEPTHG; from the coding sequence ATGAAACGAGGCAGCCTTACCTCTAAAATTTTGGGTTTAATGTTAGTACTGATTTTGCTTTCTAGCAGCTTGGCCATCTTCGCAATCATCAATTTGTCTTACAGTTTAGGCGATGCAAAGGCCATCAACGCCTCGGGTTCACTGCGGATGCAAAGTTACCGGCTGATGTTTTATGCCAATTCGGGCAGTGATGCCGCCCAAGAGAAGATTGCCGAGTTTGAAAACACCTTGCACTCCGAGGCATTGCAACCTTCCACAGGTTGGCTTAGCCCGAAAAAGATCGCCGATCAGTATCAGCTCGTCATCGATAAATGGCTGGTGATGAAGTACTACATTGAGCAGGAAAACTCCCGCGACTACGCCGCCTCGCTCAAGGACTTTGTCGATACCATTGATTTATTGGTGTTAGAAATGGAGCACCACGCCGCCTTTAAGCTGCGCCTGCTTGCCGCGAGCCAGATTTTTGGACTCGGGCTAATGCTCGCCATCGCCTTTTTAGCGGTACGTTTCACCAAGCGGAAAGTCGTAGTGCCCTTACAGCAGTTAATGGAATCGGCTAACACCATTTCGAAGGGTAACTTTGAGATAGAAATGCCCGAGACCGAATATATTGAGCTCACCGCCCTAACCCACGCGCTGCAAAAAACCGCCCGCGAGCTCGCAACCCTGTACGGCAACTTAGAATCCCAAGTGGCCGAAAAGACCCTTGCACTCACCAGAGCAAACAATGAGCTCGCGTTTTTATACGATAATCTATTGACACTAAATGCGAATAAACTCGACTACAAGGCACTTAGAGCGGCGTTAAATCAATTAAAAGATTATGAGTCTATCGACTATTTACGGCTCATTATTCAGTACCCAGAGCAAGAGTTAGAAGTAGTGGAAGCCGATGGTGGTTGGCCGGAAGATACCCAAAACAGTACCCGCTTTCCACTGCAATTTGAGCAGGCCGACTTAGGTTACTTAGAGCTTATTTCGGCGCAGGACACGAATACGCCGCTGTTTAAAAACTTCGCCATCATGCTCACTCGCTCCATCGTTATCCATAACGCCACCGAGCAACGCCAGCAGCTGGCCTTGATGGAGGAGCGCGGCGTTATCGCTAGGGAATTACACGACTCCCTAGGTCAGGTACTGTCCTTCCTCAAAATCCAAATTAGCTTGCTGCGCAAAAACTTAGATCATAGTTGCCGCAGCCCTGCGATCGAGGGGCAACTGACGGAAATCAATGAAGGCGTCAGTACAGCCTATGTACAGCTTAGGGAGTTATTATCCACCTTCAGATTAACCATCAAAGAACCGAATCTGAAGAACGCGATGGAAGCCATGCTAGAGCAACTTAGGGCCAATACCGATATCAAGATCCATCTCGATTATAAACTCTCGCCCCAATGGCTCGAGGCGAAGCAGCATATTCACATTCTGCAAATCACCCGTGAGGCCACACTCAACGCGATAAAACATGCCAATGCCAGCCAGATCAATATTCGCTGTTATAAAGATGACAATGGCATGGTCAATATCAGTGTGAGCGATAACGGCATAGGAATTGGCTATCTTAAGGAGCGAGATCAACACTTTGGCATAGGGATCATGCACGAGCGTGCCAGTAAATTAGCCGGTACTGTTGTATTTAGTAGCAATGATACGCACACTAATAGCAAGGGAATTACCGAACAACTAGACCAAGACCAACCGGATGTGCCCTTAGCGTCTAATAACAAATCCAATTTGTCACAGGGAACCAAAGTTACTTTAATCTTCCCTTCCCAACAGGAGCCTACACATGGGTAA
- a CDS encoding DUF2799 domain-containing protein, which yields MRYLNFALALTALSLTQCTSLSLEECRDNDWYATGLADGNRGANASQLNQYQQDCREFNLRVDAAQWQQGYQQGLISYCLPENGYRVGLAGDNYYGVCSNNQFVERYNQGHEQYLVNKRLAEIADRLNAIDSEISSINNKLNNLTDKAELLKQKNTLLNEKNHLLDERLRLRRGDIRFEFRF from the coding sequence ATGCGCTACCTTAATTTTGCTTTGGCTCTTACCGCCCTCTCCCTCACCCAATGCACTAGCCTCTCACTCGAGGAATGTCGAGATAATGACTGGTACGCCACGGGTTTAGCCGACGGTAATCGGGGCGCTAACGCGAGCCAACTCAATCAGTATCAGCAGGATTGTCGTGAGTTTAATCTCAGAGTGGATGCAGCCCAGTGGCAACAGGGATATCAGCAGGGACTTATCAGCTATTGTCTGCCCGAAAATGGCTATCGCGTGGGTCTAGCTGGAGATAATTACTATGGCGTTTGTAGCAACAATCAGTTTGTTGAGCGTTATAACCAAGGACACGAGCAGTATCTGGTGAATAAACGTCTAGCCGAAATTGCCGACCGCTTAAATGCCATCGATAGCGAGATCAGTAGCATCAACAACAAGCTAAACAACCTCACCGATAAAGCCGAACTGCTAAAGCAAAAGAACACCCTATTGAACGAGAAAAACCATCTCCTCGACGAAAGACTACGCCTTCGCCGAGGTGATATTCGCTTTGAGTTTCGCTTCTAA
- a CDS encoding GGDEF domain-containing protein: MPYKFALQQSQKERLFADIAIDTGKITVPPEMLENWQQTLDLLSEIVDTPAALIMRVHPTEIEVFASSHSQGNPYKPHDKEHLGHGLYCETVMKECRELHIPNALKDTDWDKNPDIKLGMIAYCGLPLHWPDNSTFGTICMLDSKERNYSQQFRSLLARFQNAIETNLITLFQQAKLQLHNQQLEQKVQQRTHELAELSAKLIREIETRTTTESSLEYHKSYDPLTGLPNRLNLINTLANMLEEINRKEKISVFYLGLRNFKSINDSYGYLIGDKILTILSQRLQHCTDGHTFIARIAGAEFVLVQAHKPSQRETNKVLNQIINCCNSPFGIADFVITIPSSIGIAQAPSDGIDAATLLQKAGAAMTISKAEGTPYSFFNQDTQTALSQRYQLESHLVDALRNNELSLHYQPFIELKTHKVIGAEALLRWHNPVLGQVPPDRFIALAERNGQIMEIGNFVLHSAIKQAADWCRILQRDFKIAINISPVQMRNPRFAEHIAELLTLHQLPATALELEITEGMLLQDEHLAHNAIQQLQELGIRISLDDFGTGYSSLSYLQKYSFDTLKIDRCFISKLENSEQDRELTKAIIAIGKKLKLKVIAEGVENTHQDSFIRSEECDLGQGYLYGKPMTPAQFERDFIRKPEA; the protein is encoded by the coding sequence ATGCCCTACAAGTTTGCCCTCCAACAATCTCAAAAAGAACGTTTATTCGCGGATATCGCTATTGATACAGGCAAGATTACCGTGCCGCCTGAGATGCTAGAGAATTGGCAACAAACCTTAGATCTACTCTCCGAGATAGTGGATACGCCGGCTGCGCTTATCATGCGCGTTCACCCTACCGAGATTGAAGTATTTGCCTCAAGCCATAGTCAGGGAAATCCCTACAAGCCCCACGATAAAGAGCATTTGGGCCATGGCCTGTATTGCGAAACCGTGATGAAAGAATGCCGCGAGCTCCACATCCCCAACGCTTTGAAGGATACCGATTGGGATAAAAATCCCGACATAAAACTGGGGATGATTGCCTATTGTGGGCTGCCCTTGCATTGGCCCGATAACAGCACCTTCGGCACCATTTGTATGCTCGACAGTAAGGAGCGCAACTACAGCCAGCAGTTCCGCAGTTTATTGGCACGATTTCAAAATGCTATCGAAACCAATCTGATCACTCTGTTCCAACAGGCTAAGTTGCAGCTCCATAACCAACAACTCGAACAGAAAGTGCAGCAACGCACCCATGAACTGGCAGAACTCAGTGCCAAGTTAATCCGTGAAATTGAAACCCGTACGACGACCGAAAGCTCGCTTGAGTATCATAAGAGCTACGATCCGCTGACGGGGTTACCCAACAGACTCAATCTCATCAATACCCTAGCGAATATGCTGGAAGAGATTAATCGTAAAGAAAAAATCTCAGTATTTTACTTAGGGCTGCGTAACTTCAAATCCATTAATGACAGCTACGGTTATCTTATCGGCGATAAGATACTCACTATCTTGAGCCAGCGCTTGCAGCATTGCACAGACGGCCATACCTTTATTGCCCGCATCGCAGGGGCGGAGTTTGTGCTAGTGCAAGCCCATAAGCCCTCGCAGCGCGAAACGAATAAAGTGCTTAATCAGATCATCAACTGCTGTAATTCGCCCTTTGGTATCGCCGACTTTGTGATCACTATTCCCTCGTCAATCGGCATAGCGCAGGCACCAAGCGACGGTATCGATGCCGCGACCTTGCTGCAAAAAGCAGGTGCCGCCATGACCATTAGTAAGGCCGAAGGCACACCCTATAGCTTTTTTAATCAAGATACCCAAACAGCGCTGAGCCAGCGTTATCAGCTCGAGTCCCACTTAGTCGATGCACTGAGAAACAATGAATTAAGCCTGCACTACCAACCCTTTATCGAACTCAAGACCCACAAAGTGATTGGTGCAGAAGCCCTGCTGCGTTGGCACAATCCCGTGCTAGGACAAGTTCCCCCCGACCGATTTATCGCCTTGGCCGAACGTAATGGGCAAATCATGGAGATAGGTAACTTTGTGCTCCACAGCGCCATTAAACAAGCCGCCGACTGGTGCCGAATACTGCAACGGGACTTTAAAATCGCCATCAATATCTCCCCCGTGCAAATGCGTAATCCCCGCTTTGCCGAACATATTGCCGAGCTACTAACCCTGCACCAATTACCTGCCACGGCACTGGAGCTCGAGATCACCGAAGGAATGCTATTGCAGGACGAGCACTTAGCCCATAACGCTATTCAGCAATTGCAGGAACTGGGGATCCGCATCTCACTCGATGACTTTGGCACTGGCTACTCTTCCCTAAGCTATCTGCAAAAGTATTCCTTCGATACCTTAAAAATCGACCGCTGCTTTATCAGCAAACTCGAAAACAGCGAGCAGGACAGGGAGTTAACTAAGGCCATTATCGCCATAGGTAAAAAGCTCAAACTTAAGGTGATTGCCGAGGGAGTTGAAAACACCCATCAGGACAGTTTTATCCGCAGTGAAGAATGCGATTTAGGCCAAGGCTATCTCTATGGCAAACCCATGACGCCAGCGCAGTTTGAGCGGGATTTTATCCGCAAGCCAGAGGCTTAA
- the nrfA gene encoding ammonia-forming nitrite reductase cytochrome c552 subunit, which translates to MMKKMTGKSFALSALVAASFMAAGAMASDKTEPRNEVYKDKFKNQYNSWHDTAKSEELVDALAQDPNMVILWAGYGFAKDYNAPRGHMYAVTDVRNTLRTGAPANAEDGPMPMACWSCKSPDVPRLIEEQGEDGYFKGKWAKGGPEVTNTIGCGDCHEKGSPKLRISRPYVDRAMDAIGTPFDKASKKDKQSMVCGQCHVEYYFEKKEDRKNFVKFPWDMGITVDQMEVYYDGIEFSDWTHALSKTPMLKAQHPEYETWKLGIHGKNNVSCVDCHMPKVTSPEGKKFTDHKVGNPFDRFDETCATCHSQTKEFLVGVTNERKAKVKEMKLKAEEQLVKAHFEAAKAWELGATEAEMKPILTDIRHAQWRWDLAIASHGVAAHAPEEALRVLGTSVNKAADARVKLAQLLAKKGLTDPVAIPDISTKAKAQAALGMDMDKMNAEKEAFKKDVLPKWDEEAKKREATYK; encoded by the coding sequence ATGATGAAGAAGATGACAGGTAAGTCCTTTGCACTCAGTGCATTGGTTGCCGCGAGCTTCATGGCGGCGGGTGCGATGGCGAGCGATAAGACCGAGCCTCGCAACGAAGTTTATAAAGATAAATTTAAAAATCAATATAATAGCTGGCATGACACTGCAAAGAGTGAAGAGCTTGTTGATGCATTAGCACAGGATCCTAATATGGTTATTCTGTGGGCTGGTTATGGTTTTGCTAAAGATTACAACGCGCCTCGCGGCCATATGTATGCCGTGACTGATGTGCGTAATACGCTACGTACTGGCGCCCCTGCCAACGCGGAAGACGGCCCAATGCCAATGGCTTGTTGGAGCTGTAAGAGCCCTGACGTACCTCGCCTGATCGAAGAACAAGGTGAAGACGGTTACTTCAAAGGCAAGTGGGCTAAAGGTGGCCCGGAAGTGACCAATACTATTGGCTGTGGCGATTGCCATGAAAAAGGTTCGCCAAAACTGCGGATCTCTCGTCCTTATGTAGACCGCGCAATGGATGCTATCGGTACGCCATTTGATAAAGCCTCGAAGAAAGACAAGCAATCAATGGTTTGCGGTCAATGTCACGTTGAATACTATTTCGAGAAGAAAGAAGACAGAAAGAACTTCGTAAAATTCCCTTGGGATATGGGCATCACTGTTGACCAGATGGAAGTTTATTACGATGGTATCGAGTTCTCAGATTGGACTCACGCGTTATCTAAGACGCCAATGTTAAAAGCACAGCACCCTGAGTATGAAACTTGGAAACTGGGTATTCATGGTAAAAATAATGTCAGTTGTGTTGACTGCCATATGCCTAAAGTGACTAGCCCTGAAGGTAAGAAGTTCACTGACCATAAAGTCGGTAACCCGTTCGATCGCTTCGACGAAACCTGTGCAACTTGCCATAGCCAAACGAAAGAATTCTTAGTTGGCGTTACTAATGAGCGCAAAGCTAAAGTTAAAGAAATGAAACTTAAAGCGGAAGAGCAATTAGTGAAAGCGCACTTCGAAGCCGCTAAAGCATGGGAATTAGGTGCTACCGAAGCTGAGATGAAGCCAATTTTAACTGATATTCGCCACGCTCAATGGCGCTGGGATTTAGCCATTGCTTCGCACGGTGTTGCAGCTCACGCGCCTGAAGAAGCACTACGAGTGTTGGGTACGTCTGTTAATAAAGCCGCTGATGCTCGTGTTAAGTTAGCACAGTTGTTAGCGAAAAAAGGTTTAACAGATCCTGTTGCTATCCCAGATATCTCTACTAAAGCTAAAGCACAGGCTGCACTGGGTATGGACATGGACAAGATGAATGCAGAGAAAGAAGCATTCAAGAAAGACGTGTTACCTAAGTGGGATGAAGAAGCGAAAAAACGCGAAGCAACTTACAAGTAA
- a CDS encoding phosphatase PAP2 family protein produces MKSNVRTTFFSFAKGHLLTPWLVFAVIIFWLELTHADMRFASLLFHWQGGVDSWPLRGHWLTEGLLHVTGRNLVILLAVVVVSCIGLSFRVDKLRPYRKGFIYLFCSVLASVVLVRLGKSLTHMTCPWDVLEFGGRMMHSSLFARLPEGAEFGQCFPGGHSSGGFAWVASYYVLKEYRPQYAKAGLIFGIVLGAVFGFAQELRGAHFLSHDLWSLAIAWTSASLLYYGFFLRVPKVNKIKVANKISIISTKEAISK; encoded by the coding sequence ATGAAAAGTAATGTTAGGACGACATTTTTCAGTTTTGCAAAGGGACATTTGCTCACACCTTGGCTTGTGTTTGCGGTGATTATTTTTTGGCTCGAACTGACCCATGCCGATATGCGGTTCGCCAGCTTGTTATTTCACTGGCAGGGTGGGGTCGATTCTTGGCCTTTGCGTGGCCATTGGTTGACAGAGGGGCTGCTGCATGTCACTGGGCGAAATCTGGTGATTCTGCTTGCCGTAGTCGTCGTTAGTTGCATTGGCTTAAGCTTTCGCGTCGACAAGTTGCGACCTTATCGTAAAGGTTTTATCTATTTGTTTTGCAGTGTGCTAGCGAGTGTGGTCTTAGTGCGCCTTGGTAAGAGTCTTACCCATATGACTTGTCCCTGGGATGTGCTTGAGTTTGGTGGTCGCATGATGCACTCATCCCTATTTGCTCGTTTGCCAGAGGGCGCCGAGTTTGGTCAGTGTTTCCCCGGTGGACATTCGAGTGGCGGTTTTGCTTGGGTCGCAAGCTATTATGTGTTGAAGGAATACCGCCCACAGTATGCTAAGGCCGGCTTAATCTTCGGCATTGTTTTAGGTGCGGTGTTTGGTTTTGCGCAGGAGCTGCGTGGTGCCCACTTCTTAAGCCATGATTTATGGAGTTTGGCCATCGCTTGGACATCCGCTAGCTTGCTCTATTATGGCTTCTTCCTGCGAGTGCCTAAGGTTAACAAGATTAAAGTCGCCAACAAAATCAGTATTATTAGTACCAAAGAAGCTATCTCTAAGTGA